The DNA segment atacccattgGCTATTGCTAGCTGTGGCATAGGATGGCGGTGGGTGAATCCTTTCAATTGTGTTTGCAATAACACTAGGGAGTCAAGTGATGACTGAAATTTTTTcctttctaggttaaggaggcatgtctgcCTATAACTTGATATTTGCATTATATCAGATCGGGGCACTAAAATACTAGCCGCAATTGAGTGACAGAGAAGCTTATGGGATCGCACACATTATCAGTATTGTCCAAGGAACATTGCGTCCAACTACTACGGGCAATATCGGTCTACCactgaacgacgacaagtgacgaACATgagtatttaatctctattaatataatttcgtttgtaatattcaatttattctaaatagaagagtggtatgtaattttcgctatcaactAATATTGGTAGGGTACGAGATCAATAAGGAccattttcatgagatgttggcgaTTTTATGGTTAGTTAACAATCAAGGCACagactacctctgtaacatacctttcgattAGTGGATAGAAGCATATGACGGTGGCCTacaatatggtcatatgacctcaaacctggctaaatgcataaattttgttctGAAAGGAATGCATCATTTGCTGATAACCTCGATTGtacgagagacatattttcatttGGCGGTACTATTTCCAAAGTGAGTAGcaagttataaaggccaaatgcagGAAGGCCATATATGGTGCTggaaggtattgcaagaaattaacaaggcgaaggcatAGGCCAACACCATACagacagtgtgtcacgatcgagacaacctATGGTTTTGTGTGACGGACTACGATAGACCGAACCTATAACACCCCACGCCTGTAtccgacgccgggatagggttcaaGGTGCTATCGAAATTACACActaataaacaaacaaaaccgagtcatatatctatatttcaatttaaaatttctcaaatttcatctttaagtccctaatatggacctacgGGGCCCAAAATATGCTTAAaaagtgatttgggactaaactgggtactttggaaacttttccttaaaaaaaggggcacacacccgtgtggctccCATGGTCGTGGGGCCAGCATGTGGGTAGATTTGTGTTGCTCACACGACCATGGGACTAGCCTGTGGGTGATTCTGactttgccacacggcctgggcacacgcccatgtgacttggccgtttgAAAAcctgatttttcaccatttttaagttattttcacatatcaaacacacctagttcatgcccaaaacattgacttataaatcttgatcaaataacattcatttATCCATTTCCTGTAcctaaacacaattatacactaatagaatccaaccaatcaattatttcaagccaaaacatgtatatttcattttaaaaaacaaatcatCACATTCAACATACTTTGAATACTTAATCATTCATACAATTACATTATCAAATCacctcctatacatgccatataaatcaaaaagttgtttaacaaaatctaccggagtaaatctggatagtgtgatccttgtTGTAGATCTGATCCTCCGTATGTATATAAGTCAATCTACAACACAAATgtcatacacaagtaagcttataaaagcttagtaagctcataggcataaaaacacaaatcttgCCGAACATTGTACACAATCATACACCTTTTAATTTTAACTACTTTatcctgtaaatcacaaattcattaTTAAACTCTTTTGAATAATTTCCATGTTGCTATTCACGAATTTAACTTCTTTGGGCCcccttttttcatttatttccatTGTCAAATTATGGAATAGTAATGGGATTaagtgcttcattatcacattaccatagtaaactatggacttgtACATtgtcacatatcacacaccgaagccatagctttgttatggtcttatacggatcacatcacacactgatgccatatcccaaatatggtcttatacggaatcacattatcatgtcataccgatgccataacccagctatggtcttatatgggaacAAATATCACATTGctctgatgccatagcccagctatggtcttatacagaagcacatatcacatctttttcgtcaattcatcatggTCATAAAAATGAAAGCActcaaaaccattattccaactaatttgtacttttaattacatattatttagtaattaatacaatttgataGCATTCATATACAATAATATACCTTAGTGAATCATAAGATTTTCacaacaaaacattaaaatttgccatatgaacttagttgggctaatttgcaaaagtcgtagaaattcagggactattcttaaattttctcctttccacgattcacttcgttttcttgatctatgattataaaatcattccttcattagtaTCTATTTCGATTCTATTCTATTTCACAACTTATGcccttaattttttgaaattacactattaccccaaacttttcaatttttacaatttagtccctgctcaatttattcatcaattaaactaattcctttcaaatatcattttatccAAACACTAAAAACTACTTCACAGTCTTTGACAGTCCAATTTTTAacacaaaaccctaatttcaacaactttcacaattaggtcctaaaattaatttctatgaaaatctcttcataaaattatcatataataaaattaaaacttcaattcCATAataaatcatcataaattttCAGCACTTATTCATGGGAACTTTTAAAATtacccatgaaatcaaaaactaatgaattaaacaagtggacctagttgtaaaaatcttaaaaacacaaaaattacaagaaataatcaagagtTGAACTTACATGCTGTAGAATATAAAAACCAGCTTCTTATAAGCTCTCTACTGGTGTTTTTAgctgatgaagatgaagaaaaatgttgaattctCTAGAATTACCAACTTCATcatattttactattaaatttttaccctatttccaattttgtcccttgttcacacttgatttttatttttcctgcacacacatgccgtccagcccaataataggtgtttaattgcctatttagtcctcctTTAATTGTTACTAGAACTATTTAATCACATCTCACAattttgcacttaattcaatttagtcctttttacccaatTAGCTACTGAAACCTTAAactttcttgacgaaactttaatactaacttattaacactctataaatatttctaaaaatatttatggctcgatttatgaatttgaggtctcgatacctcgtttttatccCATTTTATCTACAActtcttttaattcataatttcactaattcaaaattatttctaaaaccacacttaacatttacttactaatatctaaactcacctgtcagatttagtgatttcaaatcactgttccgatatcaCTCAAATTTGAgccgttacaattctcccccttaggaaatttcgtccttgaaatttcgTACCTGAAAACAAATGAGGATACTATGATCTCATAAATTCTTCCGTTTCCCAAGTTGCCTCCTCTaatccatgtcgatgccataacacttttactaatggtACTCGTTTATTCCATAGTTCTTTAACTTCCTGAGCTAATATTTTCACCGGTTCCTCCGAATAAGTCATATTTGATTGTAGCTCTATCTCAgtatgaggaatcacatgtgaagggtctgatctatacagtctcaacatagatacatgaaatacattatggattttctgaaatacattatggatttTCTCAAGTTCTTGAGGCAaggccaatctataagctaccggaccAATCCTCTCAATGACTTTATccggtccgataaatcgtggactaagctttccttttctaCCGAACCGTAAAAATTTTTTCCACagggaaactttcaaaaacacacgatcacccacattgaactctatatctcttcttttcaaatctgcataggacttctgacgatcggaaaCAGCTTTCAAAATTTCTCGAATAATCTGaaatttctcttcagtttcccaAATTAAATCCACACCCACTAatttcgattcacttaattcagaccaatacaacggagttttacattttcttccatacagagcttcaaacggtgccattttgatactagcttGATAACTATTATAataagcaaattcagctaaaggtaaatacctttcccagctacCACTAAACTCGAGTATACAgcacctcaacatatcttccaaaatctgaatcactcgttctgattgcccgtcagtctgaggatgaaaagttgtactaaattttaatttggtacctaaagctTCCTATAGTTTactccaaaacctcgaagtaaacctcggatctcgatctgaaataattgatgtcggcaccccatgtaatctcacaatttctgacACATATAATTCTACTGATTTTTTAAGCGAAAAATCTGTTCTAACCGGAATAAAATGCgtcgacttagttaatctgtctactatcacccaaattgaatctttcttcttcggagtcacaggtaatccagatacaaaatccatagtcacatgttcccacttccattctggaatcattaTAGGTTGTAACAAACTCGTGGGTACTTAATGTTCTGCttttacctgttgacaaatcaagcatttagctacaaattcacaaatttctcgcttcatacctggccaccaatacattttcttcaaattacaatacatcttcgtactgcccggatgaatcGAGTACATGCTACTATGAGCCTCTAATAAGATATCGTTCTTCAATTCTAGATTATTCGGGACACAAATTCTATTGCGATAGTATAACATACCACTATTATCAATAGAGTACTCTAAGTTCATGTTGTCTTGAACCATTTGTTGTTTCAGCACCAACttcggatcttcatcttgcaactcCCGAATTCATCGAAAGAATACTGGTTTTGCCTTTAATTCGGCTAACACAGAACCATCTTTATTAATAGACAAATGAGCATTTAACGCCTAAAGagcaaataatgatgatttctGACTAAGTGCATCTaccactacatttgccttacccggatgataatcaatgacaagatcgtaatctttcaatagctctaaCCATCGCCTCTGTCTCAAGTTCAGCTCTTTCTgcgacattaaatatttcaaacttttatggtttGTATACACATAAAATTTCTCCCCATAtaggtagtgtctccaaatttttagagCAAATACTATAGCAGCTAgctcaagatcatgtgtagggtagttcctctcatgtggtttcaactgttGAGAAGCATATGCTATAACTTTTCCTGTCTGCATCAATACATAACCTAAAccattcagagacgcatcactaaATACTACATATGGCACACCTGATTCAGGCTGAGTCAACACTAGGGCCTCTGTCAACCTTttctttaactgatcaaaacttcATTGGAATTCTTCCGACCATACAAATTCAACATTCTTCTATAGTAACCAGGTCATCAATGATGCAATCATTGAAAAATCCTTCAGAAATCGACGGtagtaaccagctaatccaagaaaacttcgCACTTCTGTAACATTCTTTGGAATTTTCCAATTAATCACTGCTGACACTTTGCTCGGATCTACTCGTATACCATCAGTTGACACAATGTGGCCCAAGAATCCCACTTCATGaagctagaattcacatttgctaaatttttcatataactgtttttccctcaaaatctgcagtacaattctcaagtgctgagCATGCTTAGATTCTGTCCTTAAATAGATCAGtatatcgtcaataaacacaaccacaaatctaccCAAGTAAGactgaaaaatttgattcattaaatccataaaagcagcaggagcatttgtcaaaccgaatggcataactaagaactcatggTGACCATACATAGTTCTAAAAGCTGTTTTCATTACATCACATTCCTTTACctttaactgataatacccagatctgagatctatcttcaaaaacaccACAGCATCTTTaagctgatcgaataaatcatcaatacgaggcaaatgatatttatttttaatcgttaccttattcaactgtctgtaatctatacacagcCTCAATgaaccgtccttctttttcacaaataagacaggTGCTCCCCATGGCGACATACTTGGTTTGATAAACCCTTTGTccaacaactcttgcaactatgtcttcaattcttttaattctgctagagccattctatacggtgtcaCTGATATGGGAGCTGCTCCCGGAAGCACATCTATCACAAACTCAACCTTTTTAtcgggtggtaaacctggtaattctttaggaaatacatcCATAAATTCATTCACAACAGATAATTGCTCTAACTTTGATTCAGAACTTCGAGTAtcaagaatataggctaaataagcCTCATTTCCTTTACGTAACAATTTTTGAGCAGAAATAGATGAAATCATTCTAACCGTATCATTCAAATTTCTAGACTCAACCAAAATAATATCTCCCGTCTGACATTTCAAACTAATTCGTTTTTCTCGACAATTCACTACCGCATCATGTTTCATTAACCAGTCCATGCCTAAGATAATATCAAATTCCCCGAAAGAGTAGCAGCATTAAATCAGCGGGGAAATCACAGTCCTTAACTTTCAGTGGacagttatgaaatattaaattaactacCACACTTTAACCTAACGGATATGTAACTTGTACATCATAACCAGTAGGCTCAACAATTAAATTCTTTTCAGATACTAACATagtacaaatatatgaatgagtagacccagggtctattaaagcatacacaggaacatcataaagatagaaagtaccatCAATTGCATCCAAAGCTGTTGCTTTTTCTCTTGCTCGAATGGCATAAGTATAAGCAGGGGCCCTAACTTCTGATCAATTAGCAGTATCTTTCATACCTGAACGAGTAGCCACGGTAGCACTACTCTGACCAGAGCGTCTTCCTTTTTGAGGAAGAATTTTCCTGTTTCTCCTTCTGTTCCACTTCTTCTACTTGTAGTTAGGGACAATCACGAATAAAGTGATAACtggccccacatttataacaagcccctaACTTACTTCAACATTTACCCGGGTGACTTCTTCCACAATGTTGGCACTTAGGCTTTTGGGTATTTTGTACACTACCCACACTAACAGCAGGTCTGTCAGATGCCTTATaatcagattgtcttggtctACTCTTTCTCGATCTTTTCAGTGCTAAAGTGGCTCCACTAAATTCCTCTTTAGATTTCTTCATTGGTAAAGCTAAAAATGACTTAGATGCACTTCTTTTGAAAGATTCTTTACTTCTTCTGTCTCGTTGCATCTTTCTATTATATACTTCTTCAAGTTTTTGAGCATGATCTGATAGAACAACGAATTCTCGTATCTCAGTGCCCCCTATCATCATTCTGATCTCATCATTTAGCCATTCTTCGAatctgatacacatttcttcctcAGTGGGTACAATATCTCATGCATATTTGCTCAGATAaataaattctctttcatattcagccactAACTTGTTTTCCTATCGCAAGTCAagaaattctcttttcttcttatctAGATATCTTCTaccaacatatttcttcttaaattcattttggaaaaattcccaagtgatcttcTCAGCTGGTACAATAGCTTCTATTGTTTCCCACCagttataagcttcttctttcaataaTGACACAGCACAAATTAAGTAATCATCTAGTGAGCACACCATTTGCTTAAAAACCCTCATTATACTTTATAGCCAATATTCAGCTTTGACGGGGTCATCATCTGTTCTTCCCCGAAATTCTccagccccatgttttctgagcTTTTCAAATGGAGAACGTTTACCAGATTTAGTTGTCGGAGGAGGTGGAGGACCAACCGGGGGTACTACTGATGTTGAAATAGGGGGAGGAGGTTGCTGAGTCTGATTTCTTTCTCGCACATTCTcattataccactgattcatgaatccataaatcatatttttgagttcttgttcgtgcataaatgaaattgaaacttCACTACTTGTTCCTTGTCCAGAGGTTTGTCCTTTACTGTTAACTTCTTCTTGCTTAATTTGTTCTGGTCTATCTGACATTTTTTCAAATCGAagataatctataataaaaacatggaatagatcggatcatacacataacactatcacagatttatatggcatgtaattctagacacttttcatatcatacatattctgagaattggctaaacctggctctgacaccaataaatgtaacaaccTATGCCCGTATCCGAtgtcgggatagggttcgaggtgctactgGAATTACACactaataaacaaaaaaaaccaagtcataaacctgtatttcaatttgaaatttctcaaatttcatctttaagtccctaatatggacctacgaggcccaaaatatgcttagaaagtgatttgggactaaaccaggTACTTCGaaaactttttcttgaaaataggggCATACACCCGTGTGGCCTGCTCGGAGGGCTCCCATGGCCGTGGGGCCAGCACGTGGGTAGATCTGTGTTGCTCACACGACCGTGGGACTAGCCTGTGGGTGATTCTGactttgccacacggcctgggcacacacccatgtgacttggccgtgtgaaaacctgatttttcaccatttttaagctattttcacatatcaaacacacctagttcatgcccaaaacattgacttataaatcttgatcaaataGCATTCATTTATCCATTTCCTGTAcctaaacacaattatacactaatagaatccaaccaatcaattatttcaagccaaaacatgtatatttcattttaaaaaacaaatcatCACATTCAACATACTTTGAATACTTAATCATTCATACAATTACATTATCAAATCacctcctatacatgccatataaatcaaaaagttgtttaacaaaatctaccggagtaaatctggatagtgtgatccttgtTGTAGATCTGATCCTCCGTATGTATATaagtcaatctacaaaacaaatgtcatacacaagtaagcttataaaagcttagtaagctcataggcataaaaacacaaatcttgCCGAACATTGTACACAATCATACATCTTTTAATTTAACTACTTTatcctgtaaatcacaaattcattaTTAAAATCTTTTGAATAATTTCCATGTTGCTATTCATGAATTTAACTTCTTTGGGCCCCCTTTTCTCATTTATTTCCATTGTCAAATTATGGAACAATaatggaattgagtgcttcattatcacattgccatagtaaactatagACTTGCACATTGTCAtatatcacacaccgaagccatagccctgctatggtcttatacggatcacattacacaccgatgccatatcccagatatggtcttatacggaatcacattatcatgtcatatcgatgccatagcccaactatggtcttatacggaaacaCATATCAGATTGCTCCGATGCTATAGGCCacctatggtcttatacgaaagcACATCACAtcttttcgtcaattcatcatggTCATAAAAATGAAAGcactcaaaaccattgttccaactaatttgtccttttaattacatattatttagtatttaatacaATTTGATAGCATTCATCTACAATAATATACCTTAGTAAATCATAAGATTTTcacaataaaacattaaaattttgcCATATGATATTACCTGGGCTACTTTTGCAAAAATCGTAGAAATTCAGGgtctattcttgaattttctcctttccacgattcacttcgttttcttgatctataattataaagtCAATCCTTCATTA comes from the Gossypium hirsutum isolate 1008001.06 chromosome A06, Gossypium_hirsutum_v2.1, whole genome shotgun sequence genome and includes:
- the LOC107963062 gene encoding uncharacterized protein, encoding MCIRFEEWLNDEIRMMIGGTEIREFVVLSDHAQKLEEVYNRKMQRDRRSKESFKRSASKSFLALPMKKSKEEFSGATLALKRSRKSRPRQSDYKASDRPAKKWNRRRNRKILPQKGRRSGQSSATVATRSGNEAYLAYILDTRSSESKLEQLSVVNEFMDVFPKELPGLPPDKKVEFVIDVLPGAAPISLKDAVVFLKIDLRSGYYQLKLHEVGFLGHIVSTDGIRVDPSKVSAVINWKIPKNVTEVRSFLGLAGYYRRFLKDFSMIASLMTCFDQLKKRLTEALVLTQPESGVPYVVFSDASLNGLGYVLMQTGKVIAYASQQLKPHERNYPTHDLELAAIVKAEH